The Magnetococcus marinus MC-1 genome contains the following window.
GGGCTCGCCTCGGGATCGATCTCTTTTTTCAGGCGCATCTCCAAGTTGCCGCCCAACTGAATATCGGTACCACGACCGGCCATGTTGGTGGCGATGGTCACGGCCCGGGGGCGTCCCGCTTGGGCGACAATTTCCGCCTCGCGCTCATGGTGTTTGGCGTTCAGAATCTCGTGGGGGATCTTCAGCTTTTTCAAAAAGTGCGAGACCATCTCCGATTTTTCAATGGAGACCGTCCCCACCAGCACTGGCTGGCCCTTTTCATAACTGACCTTAATATCTTCGGCCACCGCTTTGAGCTTCTCTTCCAAGGTGCGGAACACCATATCGTCGCGGTCGATGCGCACCATATCCCGGTTGGTGGGGATAATCACCACCTCCAGATTATAGATGGATTGGAACTCCGCCGCCTCTGTATCGGCGGTACCGGTCATGCCCGCCAGTTTGTTATAAAGACGGAATAGGTTCTGGAAGGTAATCGAAGCAAGGGTTTGGGACTCGTTTTGAATCACCACCTGCTCTTTGGCCTCCAACGCTTGGTGCAGACCGTCCGAGTAACGACGTCCCGGCATCATGCGTCCCGTAAATTCGTCAATAATGACCACTTGGCCATCTTTAACAATATAGTCCCGGTCCACCTCAAACATGGCGTGGGCCTTGAGGGCTTGGTTAACGTGGTGCACCATCTCGATATTGTGCAGATCGTACAGATCCCCGTCACGCAGCAGCCCCGCTTGGCGCATGAGCTGTTCAATCTGCTCATTGCCCTCTTCGGTAAAGGTAACGGAGCGCTGTTTTTCGTCCAAAGTATAGTGCCGCTCTTTTTCCAACTGAGGAATAAGCCGATCCACTTTATAATATTTATCGGTGCTGTCTTCGGTGGGGCCGGAGATAATCAAGGGGGTACGGGCTTCATCCACCAAGATTGAATCCACCTCGTCCACGATGGCATAGTTCAGGGGGCGCTGCACCATCTCTTCCAGTGAAAACTTCATATTATCCCGCAGATAATCGAAGCCAAACTCATTGTTGGTACCATAGGTAATGTCGGCATTGTAGGCCGCTTTACGCTGTTGGTCCTCGATACCGTGAATAATGACCCCCACGCTCAACCCTAAAAACTGATAGAGCTTACCCATCCACTCCGCATCGCGGCGGGCCAGATAGTCGTTGACCGTCACCAGATGCGCACCCTTGCCACTCAGTGCGTTCAGATAGAGCGACAGGGTAGCCACCAGGGTTTTACCCTCACCGGTTTTCATCTCAGAGATTTTACCCTGATGCAGCACAATGCCACCAATAAGCTGCACATCGTAGTGACGCATACCCAGCACACGTTTACTGCCCTCGCGCACCACCGCAAAGGCTTCTGGCAGCAGATCATCCAGGGTTTCCCCTTTCTCCAGGCGTGCCTTAAATGCATAGGTCATGGCGGTCAGCTCAGAATCGCTGAGCGCTTCATACTCTGCCTCCAAGCCATTGATACGGTCCACCAGCGGTTGCAAAGAGCGCAGGTAGCGGTCATTTCGGGAGCCAAATAGTTTACGGGCAATTGCGGAGAACATGAGTCGTCTCTTTATCTTTCCATTTAGTTGCAGCAAACCGAACCCTGATGATCGGCTCAAACCGCACGGGTGAAGAGGATTCTTATAGCACGTGCCGCACCCAAGGTACAATCCAAGGCCGCCTAAAAGCGGCACAAGGGGGGGCATAAACCTGCTTTTTCCATTTTGTGTGTCAACTTAGACGACGCAACTAGGTTGCCCAAGCACAAAAAAGGTGCCTCCCAAGGGGGGCACCTCTGTGTCTGTTATTCGATTAAGAGCGATAACCGCCGGTCACTCCATGACCAGCTTGGTATCCACCCCTTCCTCTTTTAGCACACGGGCTGCCCAATCGGCTTCGGCACGGTAAGGAAAAGGCCCCGCCCGCACCCGGGTAAATTGGGTCCCCCGCAGTGCCAAGGGTTGCGACTCCACCGGAATACCCATCTGCTGCACGCGCCGCTTCAGGCGGTCGGCATTGAGCTGGTGGGCGTAGCTCCCCAACTCCACATAATAGAGTTCACCCTTGGCAAGGGGGGGGGCCGACTCCACCTGTTTGGGTTTGGCATGCACCATGGTGCGTTTTACCGCTGGAACCTCATAGGAGGGCTCCGCACCTTCTTCATGAGACGCTGGAGCAGCATACTCCGGCGCTACAGGCGCATAGGTTGGCGCAGCATACTCCGGCGCTACGGGCGCATGCGCTGGGGCAGGTGGTGCGATGGCTGGAGCGGGGGGGACAGCCTCAACGATTTGTGGCTCGGGAATCCTCTCCTGGGTTCCATTGACGGCCTGACCCTGGGGCATGACCACCTCACCCACCGGGGGATGGCGGAGCGGGGGGGCGCTCTGCACCTCCACTTGCTCTGGCACCACTAAGGGCGCAGGATCCAGCATCTCTTCGACGGGTTGCTCGGGTTTGGCACGTTTTTGTTCTGCCAATGCCTCCCGTTGATCACTGGGTGTGCTATAGTGAATAGGGTATTCATGAATAGGGCTGGAACAGCCTGACATACCCAACAGCCCCAAACTCACGATCCAACCAGTGGCATAGTGCCAACGGTGGTGAAACTGAAACAGCCCCATGGCGCTTCTCCAGCTTTTTCTGAGTAATGCGTGACGTTGCACGCTCTTTGCAAACGACTCTGGCAGTGTGGCGTAGGAGCCTGTATCTGCCAATATGGTGACATCTTCTCATACGCTATTACAAAAATCGCACCAATCCGCTACCGAGGTCGTCATCATGTCTATAAAACGTTCGCTGCTTATGCCTGTTTTGGGATGCTTGCTTGTATCACTCAGCGCTTGTACGTCTCCAGAGGCGGTCACCAATGTGGCTTTAAGCAACCCTTCCCAACAGCTAACGCCAACCGCGAGTGTGGAGCTGTTGGACGATTTTCCCAACCGCCCCTACAAAACCATTGCCCGCCTAGAGACCCAGGGGAATGAAGCCGCCAACTCGGATATTTTTCTCCTTGAGAACATGCGAGCCAAGGCACGCAACATTGGTGCAAGTGCCATTGTGGTGGAGAAAAAGAGCAAAGAGATGGTCACCGGCACCGAATCCATCTATGGCCCCTCCATCTACCGTGTTTTGCGTGGCACAGCCATTCTCTTTACCGATGGTAACTAGGGGTGGCGGCCGGGGATAACCATGGCAAGGGAGACGAGGATTTTAAACTCCCTTTCCAACCCCGCAAAGCGGGGGCGCCCACGGCTTTGCGGGGTATTATGGGCAAAGTCGTCGCGCCATGGATGGAACATCCCACCGGACAGGCCAGCTTAATCTGGAAATATTGGCACCGTGCCATCTCGCCCCACATTGCCCAACACACCGAACCGGTACGCTTAAACAAGGGGGTTTTGACGGTGCGGGTGGATTCTGCCAGTTGGGCACAGGAGTTATCTTTTTTAAAAACCGAGTTGTTGGAACATTTAAACCGCGTCCTGCCCGAGCCTTTGGTCGCGGATATGAAATTTGTGCAAGGGCCGCTCAAGCGTCATCAACAACAGCGCCCGCCAAACCCAAAGACCCCCCTTCCCCCCCCCCGGCCCGACGAGCAAGAGAAGGTGCGTGCCATTGTCGCCCATGTGGCCGATGCAACCCTGCGAGAAACCCTCTACCGCACCCTTACCAAACATCTGGTCTGGATGCGTCTGCACCGCTCCCCTTTTAAGTAGCCCCACCCCCCATAACCCAGGCCATCTCCCCAGAGTGCCCCACTGCGCTTGTTCTAACACCTGTTGCGGTTTGCACCACACTCGGCGCCTTGCTTAAACATGTAACCTGACAGAATGCACCTCCCCACGAAAAAGGCCCCTACCACAAGGATAGAGGCCCCTTTTACCGCACCGTCACAGATACTCTAGTAACGGTAGTGATCCGACTTGTAAGGACCATCCACCGAAATACCCAAATAGTCTGCCTGCACCTGGGTCAGGGTGGTCAGCTTGGCCCCCACCTTCGCCAAATGCAGACGCGCCAC
Protein-coding sequences here:
- the secA gene encoding preprotein translocase subunit SecA produces the protein MFSAIARKLFGSRNDRYLRSLQPLVDRINGLEAEYEALSDSELTAMTYAFKARLEKGETLDDLLPEAFAVVREGSKRVLGMRHYDVQLIGGIVLHQGKISEMKTGEGKTLVATLSLYLNALSGKGAHLVTVNDYLARRDAEWMGKLYQFLGLSVGVIIHGIEDQQRKAAYNADITYGTNNEFGFDYLRDNMKFSLEEMVQRPLNYAIVDEVDSILVDEARTPLIISGPTEDSTDKYYKVDRLIPQLEKERHYTLDEKQRSVTFTEEGNEQIEQLMRQAGLLRDGDLYDLHNIEMVHHVNQALKAHAMFEVDRDYIVKDGQVVIIDEFTGRMMPGRRYSDGLHQALEAKEQVVIQNESQTLASITFQNLFRLYNKLAGMTGTADTEAAEFQSIYNLEVVIIPTNRDMVRIDRDDMVFRTLEEKLKAVAEDIKVSYEKGQPVLVGTVSIEKSEMVSHFLKKLKIPHEILNAKHHEREAEIVAQAGRPRAVTIATNMAGRGTDIQLGGNLEMRLKKEIDPEASPAERTQQEIQIRTEYEQDKALVLASGGLHIIGTERHESRRIDNQLRGRAGRQGDPGSSGFYLSLQDDLMRIFGSERMDGMLKKLGLQDGEAIVHPWINKAVESAQKKVEGRNFDIRKNLLKFDDVMNEQRKVIYDQRKELMENEDIRDFIDEIREEVVHALVDSHLGEDVYPEEWDAKGFREAMLNQFNLDLNVESWKHEEGVTHLVAKERAMAAVKAYSEAREARLGPPLMRYLEKSIMLQVLDTLWKEHLLNMDHLKEGIHLRGYAQKDPLNEYKREAFQLFSMLLQRIREEAIEFLGKVEVQQPEEVAAYEAELAEARNQQMSLNHPESGSWGGEGEGPSSEGAPHLPFKRDGEKVGRNQACPCGSGKKYKQCCGKLS
- a CDS encoding SPOR domain-containing protein; its protein translation is MGLFQFHHRWHYATGWIVSLGLLGMSGCSSPIHEYPIHYSTPSDQREALAEQKRAKPEQPVEEMLDPAPLVVPEQVEVQSAPPLRHPPVGEVVMPQGQAVNGTQERIPEPQIVEAVPPAPAIAPPAPAHAPVAPEYAAPTYAPVAPEYAAPASHEEGAEPSYEVPAVKRTMVHAKPKQVESAPPLAKGELYYVELGSYAHQLNADRLKRRVQQMGIPVESQPLALRGTQFTRVRAGPFPYRAEADWAARVLKEEGVDTKLVME
- a CDS encoding DUF721 domain-containing protein codes for the protein MAAGDNHGKGDEDFKLPFQPRKAGAPTALRGIMGKVVAPWMEHPTGQASLIWKYWHRAISPHIAQHTEPVRLNKGVLTVRVDSASWAQELSFLKTELLEHLNRVLPEPLVADMKFVQGPLKRHQQQRPPNPKTPLPPPRPDEQEKVRAIVAHVADATLRETLYRTLTKHLVWMRLHRSPFK